One region of Culex pipiens pallens isolate TS chromosome 2, TS_CPP_V2, whole genome shotgun sequence genomic DNA includes:
- the LOC120418191 gene encoding C-type lectin lectoxin-Enh5-like encodes MFSKTVIGLVSFAVLCSLSGVQSDRPRYILQNTKVTYFEALRNCNDLGLQLASVNNAQDNTLLKAAIGTQTGPWWSAGTDLGDEMKWMWITSKNPFGYTNWAPGQPENADTNENCLIVGFPVGQGETRWKDEPCGTKYKYICEPKSEQRPNRAG; translated from the coding sequence ATGTTCTCGAAGACGGTGATTGGTTTGGTATCGTTTGCCGTATTGTGCTCACTCTCCGGGGTGCAGTCGGATCGGCCCCGTTACATCCTGCAAAACACCAAAGTGACGTACTTTGAAGCGCTGCGCAACTGTAACGACCTCGGACTCCAGCTGGCCTCGGTCAACAACGCCCAGGACAACACGCTGCTGAAGGCGGCCATCGGAACGCAAACCGGCCCGTGGTGGTCGGCCGGAACTGATCTGGGTGACGAGATGAAGTGGATGTGGATCACCTCGAAGAATCCGTTCGGATATACGAACTGGGCCCCGGGACAGCCGGAAAATGCCGACACCAACGAGAACTGCCTGATTGTTGGATTCCCCGTCGGGCAAGGTGAAACGAGATGGAAGGACGAACCGTGCGGGACCAAGTACAAGTACATCTGCGAGCCGAAATCCGAGCAGCGTCCGAATCGGGCTGGTTGA